The Cystobacter fuscus DSM 2262 genome window below encodes:
- a CDS encoding SDR family oxidoreductase codes for MSRSLSGQVALVTGAAAGIGRATALAFAREGLKVVVSDVDAAGGEGTVAQIRAAGGEARFIRCDVTREAEVRALIEGTQAAYGRLDYAFNNAGIDIEKTKLADAQESEFDAIMGVNVKGVWLCMKYEIPLMLAQGGGAIVNTASVAGLGAAPKMGIYSASKHAVIGLTKSAAVEYAKKNVRINAVCPAVIDTDMYRRAIEAEPRKAEYAKTVHPIGRVGKVEEIAAAVLYLCSDTAGFTTGIALPVDGGATAV; via the coding sequence ATGAGTCGTTCACTTTCCGGCCAGGTCGCCCTGGTCACCGGCGCGGCCGCCGGCATTGGCCGCGCCACGGCCCTGGCCTTCGCCCGGGAGGGTCTCAAGGTGGTGGTCTCCGATGTCGACGCGGCCGGCGGTGAGGGCACCGTCGCGCAGATCCGCGCGGCCGGCGGCGAGGCCCGCTTCATCCGCTGCGACGTCACCCGGGAAGCCGAGGTCCGCGCGCTGATCGAGGGCACCCAGGCCGCCTATGGGCGTCTGGACTACGCCTTCAACAACGCCGGCATCGACATCGAGAAGACCAAGCTGGCCGATGCCCAGGAGTCCGAGTTCGACGCCATCATGGGCGTGAACGTCAAGGGTGTCTGGCTGTGCATGAAGTATGAAATTCCCCTGATGCTCGCCCAGGGCGGCGGCGCGATCGTCAACACGGCCTCCGTCGCCGGACTGGGCGCGGCACCGAAGATGGGCATCTACTCCGCGTCCAAGCACGCGGTGATCGGTCTGACCAAATCCGCCGCGGTCGAGTACGCGAAGAAGAACGTGCGCATCAACGCGGTCTGCCCGGCGGTGATCGACACCGATATGTATCGCCGCGCCATCGAGGCCGAGCCGCGCAAGGCCGAGTATGCCAAGACCGTGCATCCGATCGGCCGGGTGGGCAAGGTGGAGGAGATCGCCGCGGCGGTGCTCTACCTGTGCAGTGATACGGCGGGCTTCACCACGGGCATCGCGCTGCCGGTGGACGGCGGCGCCACGGCCGTCTGA